A section of the Apostichopus japonicus isolate 1M-3 chromosome 1, ASM3797524v1, whole genome shotgun sequence genome encodes:
- the LOC139966195 gene encoding uncharacterized protein isoform X2, whose protein sequence is MDVKVLFCYFNIYTLYLLHPIMAAQRYCGTNLADALRIVCADRGYYTQKGAFPPVIPRQRASSFLTTDSENHHPRRLRRGTGIVTECCEKACDREVLETYCNPHVTPTLALASLVTSLMTKSPTPPSSEPSSSSSSSSSSSSRNEDKFPMTDNALGEDYEGPTNEGPLTSGEPTPTENRISNGPRGPSSNASSLELPTRTSTATTNSSRIVTEGAHLAESSDQSSLEDTDSESEAPTKGASHERTRKKQKKQRTRPPKKPKKLSRERKERKKKKEKERRERQRTISKKLRNEERAAGLNPTEQQEDGGGGGGGGGGGGGEPRNNSNSDQPRNNRGKRISKASKRRSRNEPLRQDHKKNLGLHTRH, encoded by the exons atggACGTAAAAGTCTTGTTTTGCTATTTCAATATCTACACGTTATACCTCCTGCACCCCATCATGGCAGCACAACGGTACTGCGGCACTAATCTAGCCGACGCTCTCCGGATCGTTTGCGCGGATAGAGGCTACTATACCCAAAAGG GTGCTTTCCCTCCTGTGATACCTCGACAAAGAGCGTCCTCTTTTTTAACAACTGATTCGGAAAACCATCATCCTCGTAGGTTACGCCGTGGAACTGGAATCGTTACGGAGTGTTGTGAAAAAGCGTGTGATAGAGAAGTACTAGAAACCTATTGTAACCCCCACGTTACACCTACGTTAGCTTTGGCATCTCTTGTGACGTCACTGATGACAAAATCTCCCACACCACCGTCCTCTGAGCCTAGcagcagcagtagtagtagtagtagtagtagtagtaggaaCGAGGACAAATTCCCCATGACGGACAATGCTTTGGGGGAAGACTATGAAGGTCCAACAAATGAAGGACCTCTAACGAGTGGGGAACCTACCCCAACCGAAAACAGAATAAGTAACGGTCCGCGAGGACCTTCTTCAAATGCCTCTAGTTTGGAATTACCTACGCGGACCTCTACGGCGACGACAAATAGTAGTCGAATCGTAACAGAGGGCGCTCATCTCGCCGAGAGTTCCGACCAATCTTCCTTGGAGGATACCGATAGCGAGAGCGAAGCACCGACGAAAGGAGCAAGCCACGAAAGAAcgagaaagaaacagaagaaacaGAGAACGAGACCACCGAAGAAACCTAAAAAGCTTAGCAGAGAGAGGAAAGAgcggaagaagaagaaagaaaaagaaagaagagaacGGCAGAGGACAATTTCTAAGAAACTTAGAAACGAAGAAAGAGCTGCAGGTTTGAATCCTACAGAACAGCAAGAAGACGgcggaggaggaggtggaggaggaggaggaggaggaggagagccAAGAAATAATTCTAATTCTGATCAGCCACGAAATAACCGTG GTAAACGAATCTCAAAGGCATCCAAACGTCGCTCAAGAAATGAACCCCTTAGACAAGATCACAAAAAGAATCTTGGCCTCCATACACGACATTGA
- the LOC139966195 gene encoding uncharacterized protein isoform X1, whose product MDVKVLFCYFNIYTLYLLHPIMAAQRYCGTNLADALRIVCADRGYYTQKGAFPPVIPRQRASSFLTTDSENHHPRRLRRGTGIVTECCEKACDREVLETYCNPHVTPTLALASLVTSLMTKSPTPPSSEPSSSSSSSSSSSSRNEDKFPMTDNALGEDYEGPTNEGPLTSGEPTPTENRISNGPRGPSSNASSLELPTRTSTATTNSSRIVTEGAHLAESSDQSSLEDTDSESEAPTKGASHERTRKKQKKQRTRPPKKPKKLSRERKERKKKKEKERRERQRTISKKLRNEERAAGLNPTEQQEDGGGGGGGGGGGGGEPRNNSNSDQPRNNRGKVNESQRHPNVAQEMNPLDKITKRILASIHDIEMNREADID is encoded by the exons atggACGTAAAAGTCTTGTTTTGCTATTTCAATATCTACACGTTATACCTCCTGCACCCCATCATGGCAGCACAACGGTACTGCGGCACTAATCTAGCCGACGCTCTCCGGATCGTTTGCGCGGATAGAGGCTACTATACCCAAAAGG GTGCTTTCCCTCCTGTGATACCTCGACAAAGAGCGTCCTCTTTTTTAACAACTGATTCGGAAAACCATCATCCTCGTAGGTTACGCCGTGGAACTGGAATCGTTACGGAGTGTTGTGAAAAAGCGTGTGATAGAGAAGTACTAGAAACCTATTGTAACCCCCACGTTACACCTACGTTAGCTTTGGCATCTCTTGTGACGTCACTGATGACAAAATCTCCCACACCACCGTCCTCTGAGCCTAGcagcagcagtagtagtagtagtagtagtagtagtaggaaCGAGGACAAATTCCCCATGACGGACAATGCTTTGGGGGAAGACTATGAAGGTCCAACAAATGAAGGACCTCTAACGAGTGGGGAACCTACCCCAACCGAAAACAGAATAAGTAACGGTCCGCGAGGACCTTCTTCAAATGCCTCTAGTTTGGAATTACCTACGCGGACCTCTACGGCGACGACAAATAGTAGTCGAATCGTAACAGAGGGCGCTCATCTCGCCGAGAGTTCCGACCAATCTTCCTTGGAGGATACCGATAGCGAGAGCGAAGCACCGACGAAAGGAGCAAGCCACGAAAGAAcgagaaagaaacagaagaaacaGAGAACGAGACCACCGAAGAAACCTAAAAAGCTTAGCAGAGAGAGGAAAGAgcggaagaagaagaaagaaaaagaaagaagagaacGGCAGAGGACAATTTCTAAGAAACTTAGAAACGAAGAAAGAGCTGCAGGTTTGAATCCTACAGAACAGCAAGAAGACGgcggaggaggaggtggaggaggaggaggaggaggaggagagccAAGAAATAATTCTAATTCTGATCAGCCACGAAATAACCGTGGTAAG GTAAACGAATCTCAAAGGCATCCAAACGTCGCTCAAGAAATGAACCCCTTAGACAAGATCACAAAAAGAATCTTGGCCTCCATACACGACATTGAAATGAATCGAGAGGCTGATATTGACTGA